The genomic DNA TACtaattaaatagataattttttcccaatttgaaatttatacaaTATTTCTTTCAATCTTTTTCCAGAGCATGACGCCGTCTAAACGTGCCTTGGGAAGACAAGCAGCTGAAAGCCCACGTTCAACACAAAAGAAGCGGAAGCAATTACTGATGGAGGATTACGTTGGCTCGGTATGTTATCTGTTCTCAGTTACAATGTGTAGATCTTCATTCCTAAACCATGGTTCTCTACTAGCTATGTATAATAAGAGGCTGATTATGGTCTTTTTGCAGGGGAGAAAGAGGAAATAGTATTTGAGGTAGAAAGCTAGCATCCTTTCTTGCTGAAAACAAAcctttggtttttgttttgtgCCAGAGCTCCATTAGATAACTCacctggttttttttttttttaattatcatatttatcaTGGCTTTGCAGAAGCCTATACCATTGCTACAAAACAGAGAAATACATAAAAGATTATAGGGTAGCATTGGAGGGTTGTATAAATGAGTATATGGAACGATGAAGAAAtcattattcatttttcttaaagAATGGATACTGCTACTTCTACAAATGAAACATCAAGCTGGCTGCtacaatattaattttggtttatgctgctgttttttttatttttttgtgggcTTCTGGCTTGTCTTGTGCCTATTGAAATCACCACTTGCTTCTTgggtgttttcttatgcttctGATGGATGATTTATTTGTTTGACGGTGGGATAACCTGGCCTAATATGTTTCTATTGCTTTTGAATACAAAGGCCCAGCAGAGTGTTGGAAGGTTTCATTTCGATTCGATCGTCATCTCTGTTTCTTCTAACCTCTGTAGTTTCCATGCGTGTGACAGAAACAGCTGTAACGTAAGCAATTTACGGTGTGGAAAAAAGTAGAACCGTATGGCAAACACTTTTAAGGCGCCAAATGATGGCTTATCCGTCTCTGGAAGAAATCATGTGCCATTTATGCCTAAAGGTGCAACAATGAAAAGCCTCCGAGCTTCAGTTTCTTATGCAGCTGCTTCATCTTTCTTATAATAATAGGTAAGGCAAATTGTAGTTTCCATGTTACTCATCTCATATTCTTTGGTGTCAAAAAAATCCATTCATTTTGTAAAAACTCCTTTCATTCTAGGTGTTGCGTTTCAGAGTTCTAAACCTATCAAAAGCTTCCCAATAGAACTGAATCCAGTTATACCTACATGCAACGCAAATAGAAGGGGGCTGGAGTGGAGAAACAGCGTTGTGATTAGCCACTTTGTACAAGCCAAAACACATGAAAGTGAGAAATACATACACAAATGAAATGAAAGCTGTTAAGTACAAAAGGCATCATCATGTGGAAGAATGAACAACCAAACCAAGCCAACTAAATTTTTGCCCAGGTAGACATATAATATGTACGTAGGGGGAGCATAATGAAAACAATCTTCCAAGCTTCTCTTCCGGTACCAAATCTCTCTTAAAAGAAAGCcctcaattacataaaataacatGTTGCAAGCACCACGTTACCTACATGAGATTCCTTCAACTACCTCTCCCTTCTAACCAAATAAGTGAAGCATTCATCTTCCCTCTTGATAAGCTGCAGAACCATTCAAACATGTATTGGAACAATAAAGAATGTCAGCTTTTCGtactctcttcttctcttgatgATGACATAGAGAACCTTGAAACATGTCTTCAGAATGCCAAAACCACGTGTCTTGGGCTTCTGCAGAAATTACTCATTTGTACCATCAAAGCTACCCACCGTGTttgcccttttcttcttctctctccaaTTCTCACCCCACACTTTCGCCTCTGCAACTGCCCGCTCTCTATCTAGATCTCTGTTCCTTGGAGTCTCTCTTGTTCTCCCTGCACCAACAGGGCTGTCACTCTGAGAGTCCTGGTGCCTTACTTCATCAACATCCCCTCTCCTCCCAGAACCACCACTTGTTTCAATCCTACGTAAATCTGGACCACCATTCAATTCTCTTTTTCTGTAATCAGGAGAATTCCAATGGTTTGAAGGTGATCCATGGCGACCACCATGTCGAGACTCATCTGGACTGTCCAGCCCATCCGCTGTGTTCCTTCTCTCATCCCTGCTCCTAGGAGTTGATGGACCACCTCTGCCATTTTGAGTTGATGGTGCATTCGGATCATAAGTTTGAGAGGCTAAATAGGTTAATGCTGTAACAACATCCCCTATCAGAGGCCTTGTGGCTGCTTGTTCTTGCAAACACATGGCTGCGACAGCCAGTGCTTGGTAAAGCCCTCGCATTGGGTAATGACCTTGTAAAAGAGGATCAGCCATTTTTGGAAACTTCCTGCGGTCCTTGAAAAGTGGTCTTGCCTACAAACCCATGTACTACAAGAATGAAAAAGCAGACACGGGATGTgtgatacatatatacatatatatgcttttATGTGGCATGGCATAACGACATCAATAGTCATCTCATGATGCATCAATTTTTGCTACTTGTTTAAGAGATCAACTAAGGTAGAAAGTGAGACATTagcatgaaaatatataaagaatcaCTTACCCATGCAACGAGATTATGCTCTCCTGGACCTCGGGTGTTGTCAATAGCCTTGCGTCCTGTAATAATTTCTAGAAACAGAACTCCAAAACTATAGACATCAGATTTGAGTGTGAGTTGACCAGTCATAGCATATTCAGGAGCACAGTAACCATAGGTCCCCATAACACGGGTGGAGACGTGTGTCTTATCACCAACAGGACCTAGTTTTGCAAGACCAAAATCAGATAACTTAGGATGATAGCCCTTGTCAAGAAGGATGTTGGAAGATTTCAAGTCCCTGTAAATGACAGGGGGGTTTGCCTTGTCATGCAAATATTCCAGCCCTTTAGCTGCACCTGCTGCAATCTTCATTCTTGTATTCCAGTCCAGAGGCTCTTTGCCCTGTGGAAGGTCTATGAAGAGGTATCAAAGTAAGGTAATTTTACTGAAGGTGCATTCATCAGGAGAAAAATTGAGATACCTAAACAGATATTTTGGAGATTATGTCGTCAAAAGAAACTACATTACTACTGGTAAGTGTTTCTATTACACAGACTTatatttgcttttttttttagagcAAACATACtgaatcaaaattcaaatatcttGAATTTCCTGGAACAGCATAACTTGTTCATTAGAAGATTCCCATTAAGTTGAAGCTTGTCAGGAGAGAGGTAAAGTTCACTCAGATTCATTCCTCTTTTGGGATAGCACCGGAGTGTGGCTAAGTGGTTGCAAATAACAGGTGGATTCTGTTAGTGAGGTGCCTACAATTGGTTGTGGAATCAGAGGTCAGATATTCAAAGTATATGGGGCATGTTTCTCATATATGAATAGGCTGCATGTTTGTCCCTTGCTGAACTTTCAAACTCCAGAGATGTGGTTAATCTATATAAGGAGCATTAAGGGTGCCTTTCAAAAGAAGGAACTACTAGGAACACAAATTGAGCTTGGATGGAGAGTTTCTTTAACTAAGTTCAAGAGGATTAAATCATGTTATTCGAGGGGAAAGGCAATGCTTGGTAGAGACCAACTTAGAAGTGTATGTGGGAGGGGTACACAAGTCATTCAAGAAAGAGGAACCGGTTAGGCACAAAACTTAGTCAACAAAGTGAAGGGTATGTGAGTGAATACTCGCAAGATTACAAAGAGTAATGGGCATCCCAGTGCAGGAGCCTCTCTACTTTATGAGAATTGGTGGAAGGCCATTTTTGTATGCAGCCTTACTCGTGttttgcaaagaggctatttTCACAACTTGAACCAGTGAACTTCCAGTTACCAAGAATGTTGGAAGAAATTATCTCTAATACTAAAGCCAATATCAGTCTGCAACTTAATCTCATAGCTGGTGAAGCTCTGTCCAAACGAGAAGCAAGCAAGCAACATGAGATTGTCAAGCCGTCAGGTACACTCATGAGGTTGATATAATGGAACCTAATGGAGAAGTACGGGATGTAGATGACATGGAGGTCATTTAGCACAACCACATGGCCAGTTAGACCCTTAAAACTATAGTAAATTACCATGTACATAAATGAGAAGGAATTTATGTACATCTTGcttgaatgaaaataatatgCTAGAAGTAACCTAATTGTTGAATGAATTTATGAGCATCTTGCTAACTGAGTCAATGCAGTGCACAATTGGAAATGTTTTCTGAAACTGAACGGGAACTAAGGTTCTTCTTGGTCAAAActcacttaaaaaaatttatgaccaAATCATTCACGCAAATAATGAGAAGCTAGCCACAAGATACATCGACCAATGTCTTATTAACTATGTTCACAAGGTGTCCTCACATTTGCATCCTAGTAGAATTGGGAAGCTATTCATGCATGGATAAAGTAAGCTCCCAGGTATGcctatattttagaattatcatAAAGTAGTTGACTACTGAATAAATCCCTGACCAATCCATGTTTCCAGAGCCACATGATATTTCAACCCCACAACCACTTACACATAATGCCAACATATTACCTCATGCAAAAGTATGGAAGCATGTGATATGTACTAAAAACACCTTTTTTCCA from Diospyros lotus cultivar Yz01 chromosome 4, ASM1463336v1, whole genome shotgun sequence includes the following:
- the LOC127799070 gene encoding serine/threonine-protein kinase PBL27-like → MGGCFPCFRSSNKDGNGVKEVGKDSVTRAASDKSKSRSGSDSKKDSKKEPAVQKDGPTAHIAAQTFTFRELAVATKNFRPDCLLGEGGFGRVYMGRLESTGQVVAVKQLDRNGLQGNREFLVEVLMLSLLHHPNLVNLIGYCADGDQRLLVYEYMPLGSLEDHLHDLPQGKEPLDWNTRMKIAAGAAKGLEYLHDKANPPVIYRDLKSSNILLDKGYHPKLSDFGLAKLGPVGDKTHVSTRVMGTYGYCAPEYAMTGQLTLKSDVYSFGVLFLEIITGRKAIDNTRGPGEHNLVAWARPLFKDRRKFPKMADPLLQGHYPMRGLYQALAVAAMCLQEQAATRPLIGDVVTALTYLASQTYDPNAPSTQNGRGGPSTPRSRDERRNTADGLDSPDESRHGGRHGSPSNHWNSPDYRKRELNGGPDLRRIETSGGSGRRGDVDEVRHQDSQSDSPVGAGRTRETPRNRDLDRERAVAEAKVWGENWREKKKRANTVGSFDGTNE